One segment of Enterobacter ludwigii DNA contains the following:
- a CDS encoding GNAT family N-acetyltransferase — MQIRKGLNTDLARLECCDFSFTVSHVAREPFIHCDLHIDAVAVPYRKTYELDMQTLENHCVNPDAIFLVAETDEGEIAGFITASMSWNKFIAVDYIAVERTKRRAGAAQKLMAAAHVWARSVNAAGLRLETQNVNVSACLFYRHYGFTLGGYDRFLYNALPEKDEIALFWYYMLI; from the coding sequence ATGCAGATTCGAAAAGGATTAAATACCGACCTCGCACGTCTTGAATGCTGTGACTTTTCATTCACCGTCAGTCACGTTGCGCGGGAGCCTTTTATACATTGTGATTTGCATATCGACGCTGTCGCCGTGCCTTATCGTAAAACGTATGAGCTCGATATGCAGACCCTTGAAAATCATTGCGTTAATCCGGATGCCATATTTCTTGTGGCCGAAACAGATGAGGGAGAAATTGCCGGTTTTATCACCGCGTCAATGAGCTGGAATAAATTTATCGCCGTTGACTATATTGCCGTTGAGCGCACGAAACGCAGAGCTGGCGCGGCGCAAAAATTGATGGCGGCCGCACACGTGTGGGCGCGTAGCGTCAACGCGGCTGGATTAAGGCTTGAAACCCAGAATGTGAATGTATCTGCCTGCCTGTTCTACCGTCATTATGGCTTTACGTTAGGCGGATACGATCGTTTCCTCTACAACGCATTACCGGAAAAAGACGAAATCGCCCTGTTCTGGTATTACATGCTGATCTGA
- a CDS encoding LysR family transcriptional regulator, with product MTPVAEMDIDLILTLDALLQDQNITHAAARLGISQPAMSARLARLRSLFGEPLFIPSPHGRGVLPTPRAEALRPQVMTVLRGINAMFAPTTFDAQTSQRTFVIALHENPALMLGAELLNQFRAHAPGIRLRFALPEMATLPQQLEKGDVDVYIGVSAGAHDGWVRRKLFDDQFATAQRKGHPRGVGPLDLEHYCALSHLVVSSEGDPFTGFVDQTLGGLGYQRNVVMSTQSYAMAPPLVASTDLLCTLPERMLQRFASTLDIFPPPLPLQPITISMYWHPKNSQDTASLWLREQLLLAAGRQM from the coding sequence ATGACGCCCGTTGCTGAGATGGATATCGACCTGATCCTGACGCTGGATGCATTGCTCCAGGATCAGAACATCACCCATGCGGCCGCGCGGCTCGGCATCAGCCAGCCCGCGATGTCCGCCCGTCTGGCGCGCCTGCGTTCACTCTTTGGCGAACCGTTGTTTATCCCTTCCCCACATGGACGTGGGGTGTTGCCCACGCCCAGAGCGGAGGCGCTAAGGCCGCAGGTCATGACCGTATTGCGGGGCATTAACGCGATGTTTGCCCCCACCACCTTTGATGCGCAAACCAGCCAGCGGACATTTGTGATTGCCCTGCATGAAAATCCGGCCCTGATGCTGGGTGCCGAACTGCTTAATCAGTTCCGGGCCCATGCCCCGGGGATCCGCTTGCGGTTCGCGCTGCCAGAAATGGCAACCCTGCCACAGCAGCTGGAAAAGGGTGATGTGGATGTCTATATCGGTGTGAGCGCCGGCGCGCACGACGGCTGGGTCAGACGTAAACTTTTCGATGACCAGTTTGCAACAGCCCAGCGAAAAGGCCACCCCCGCGGTGTCGGGCCACTGGATCTGGAGCACTATTGCGCGCTCTCTCATCTGGTGGTCTCTTCAGAGGGTGACCCGTTTACCGGCTTTGTGGATCAAACCCTGGGCGGACTGGGCTATCAGCGCAACGTGGTGATGTCCACGCAGAGCTACGCCATGGCACCTCCGCTTGTCGCCAGCACGGACCTGCTCTGCACCTTACCGGAACGTATGCTGCAACGCTTTGCCTCGACGCTGGATATCTTTCCCCCGCCGCTGCCGCTGCAGCCGATTACCATCAGCATGTACTGGCACCCGAAAAACAGTCAGGATACGGCAAGCCTCTGGCTGCGCGAGCAACTGCTGCTGGCCGCGGGACGTCAGATGTGA
- a CDS encoding 5'-nucleotidase, lipoprotein e(P4) family gives MAKALLLALPVMSATATAADHEICEPKAYEMALRYQQKSAEIMALQLQTYRFATERFNEKIKGLTTPENYAVVMDLDETVLDNTPLLARDAEQCHDYTKWDTWSDWEKQGKPGLIPGAKAFLDRVNQSKVRIYYVSDRMQENKADTLNTLKSLGLPQVSEDSVLLDTVSKEARRQSILKKQQIIMLFGDSLPDFAAQFKNKKPSEAQRELVEASADRFGSDWIVLPNAAYGSWSKATLEGWKAPLKQ, from the coding sequence ATGGCTAAGGCATTACTGCTGGCATTACCTGTTATGAGCGCGACCGCCACGGCAGCCGACCACGAAATCTGTGAGCCGAAAGCGTATGAGATGGCGCTGCGCTATCAACAGAAATCGGCAGAAATCATGGCTCTTCAGCTGCAGACCTATCGTTTCGCCACCGAGCGTTTTAACGAAAAAATAAAAGGGCTGACTACGCCAGAGAATTATGCCGTTGTGATGGATCTTGATGAAACGGTGCTGGATAACACTCCGTTACTGGCGCGTGATGCCGAACAGTGCCACGACTACACGAAATGGGACACCTGGAGTGACTGGGAAAAACAGGGAAAACCGGGATTAATTCCTGGTGCGAAGGCGTTTCTTGATCGCGTGAATCAAAGTAAGGTCCGTATTTATTATGTATCTGACCGCATGCAGGAAAACAAAGCAGATACGCTCAATACATTAAAATCCCTTGGCTTACCGCAGGTTTCAGAGGATAGCGTTCTGCTCGATACGGTCAGTAAAGAAGCCCGCCGCCAGAGCATCCTGAAGAAACAGCAGATAATCATGCTCTTCGGTGACAGCCTGCCTGATTTCGCCGCGCAATTTAAAAACAAAAAGCCGAGCGAAGCGCAGCGTGAACTCGTTGAGGCCAGCGCCGATCGCTTTGGCAGTGACTGGATTGTGCTGCCCAATGCCGCGTATGGCTCGTGGTCAAAAGCCACACTTGAAGGCTGGAAAGCCCCGCTGAAGCAATAA
- the treY gene encoding malto-oligosyltrehalose synthase: MIPSATYRIQFRNGMTFDRVVELVPYMKDLGISHLYASPVFTATTGSTHGYDVTDPNKIDPAIGGREGFDRMAAALRQAGMGLILDIVPNHMSTSLENHWWRDVIEHGKQSRYARYFDIDWSRPLTLPFLGDTFEAELEKGAITVKRDPVTGRAALVYYDTAYPLNPGTFVEGKSIAALHEAQSWRLMSWREAPKQLSWRRFFEITGLVGVRVEDASVFNDTHRLILELVHSGVVDGLRIDHIDGLADPLGYLQRLRQATGPACYITVEKILAKGEQLPVEWPVSGTTGYEFIASLAEVLVDDSRLDRLEKIHDDTLGETVDRFAALRDAKGLMTDRNFEGEFTTLLTIAIDLARRNAVELQPDEIHHALRELLIAFPVYRTYGTRDGLTASDVALLNRVVASVNTSEAALSLIVCILTGDLPENCHDDAARFRTRFQQLTGPLMAKSVEDTLFFRHNLELALNEVGADPTPRAFSLSRFHQEMRIRLARQPDALLGTSTHDTKRGEDARARLYTLTEAPEQWGENLARWRQMNQTHVRFLSDGTAPNAADTWMIYQALAGVWPATLSPDDVDGLKSLEERFLGFLEKALREAKQRTDWIDSNESYESVVLSYARHLLSPDNTLFLKDFSEAMQPFIRAGLMNSLSQTVIKLTAPGVPDIYQGCEALNFSLVDPDNRREPDFPALVHHLSTADAGVFARPECWRDGSVKQYVTATLLRLRPHYAALFHYGDWLPLKVSGERAENLIVYARVKDEEALIVAVPRLVFDVTTHEALWANTTIAIPDALAGKRYRDLFTGESRVLQETLDVTSETGCLMVLLTCE; encoded by the coding sequence ATGATCCCTTCCGCGACCTACCGTATTCAGTTCCGCAACGGCATGACGTTTGACCGTGTCGTGGAACTGGTGCCGTATATGAAAGATCTCGGCATCAGCCATCTTTACGCCTCACCTGTGTTTACCGCCACAACCGGCTCTACGCACGGCTATGACGTGACCGACCCGAATAAAATCGACCCCGCCATTGGCGGACGAGAAGGATTCGACCGTATGGCGGCCGCGCTCAGGCAGGCGGGAATGGGCTTGATACTGGATATTGTGCCTAACCACATGTCGACCTCGCTGGAGAATCACTGGTGGCGAGACGTGATTGAGCATGGCAAACAGAGCCGCTACGCACGCTATTTCGATATTGACTGGTCACGGCCGCTTACGCTGCCGTTTCTGGGCGACACCTTTGAGGCGGAGCTTGAGAAGGGCGCCATCACTGTAAAACGTGACCCTGTCACGGGCAGAGCAGCGCTGGTCTACTACGACACCGCCTATCCTCTTAACCCGGGCACCTTTGTGGAGGGTAAAAGCATTGCGGCGCTGCACGAGGCCCAGAGCTGGAGGCTGATGTCCTGGCGTGAAGCCCCGAAACAGCTCTCGTGGCGGCGTTTCTTCGAAATCACCGGCCTGGTGGGCGTGCGGGTTGAAGACGCGTCGGTATTTAATGATACACACCGATTGATCCTTGAACTGGTTCATTCTGGCGTCGTTGACGGTCTGCGAATTGACCATATCGACGGTCTGGCCGATCCGCTGGGCTATCTGCAGCGTCTGCGCCAGGCAACCGGACCGGCGTGTTACATCACGGTTGAAAAAATTCTCGCCAAAGGGGAACAGCTGCCCGTCGAATGGCCAGTCTCCGGTACCACGGGGTACGAGTTTATTGCCTCGCTGGCGGAAGTTCTGGTGGACGACAGCCGCCTTGACCGCCTGGAGAAAATCCATGACGACACGCTCGGGGAAACCGTTGATCGGTTTGCAGCGTTACGGGATGCCAAAGGGCTGATGACCGATCGCAATTTTGAGGGCGAATTCACTACCCTGTTAACTATCGCCATCGATCTTGCCCGACGCAATGCGGTTGAACTGCAACCCGATGAGATCCACCATGCGTTGCGCGAGTTGCTGATCGCGTTTCCGGTGTATCGGACCTACGGCACCCGTGATGGATTAACCGCCTCTGACGTGGCGCTGCTCAATCGCGTTGTCGCAAGCGTTAACACTTCTGAAGCGGCCCTGAGCCTGATCGTGTGCATTCTCACCGGCGATCTTCCTGAAAATTGCCACGACGACGCGGCACGTTTCAGAACCCGCTTCCAGCAACTCACCGGGCCACTGATGGCGAAATCCGTGGAAGATACGCTGTTCTTTCGCCATAACCTGGAGCTGGCGCTTAACGAAGTGGGGGCAGACCCGACGCCGCGCGCCTTTTCGCTATCGCGTTTTCATCAGGAAATGCGCATCCGTCTTGCCCGTCAGCCTGACGCCTTACTCGGGACATCCACCCATGACACGAAGCGCGGTGAAGATGCCCGGGCACGCCTCTATACCCTGACGGAAGCGCCGGAACAGTGGGGCGAAAATCTGGCCCGCTGGCGGCAGATGAATCAAACCCACGTGCGTTTTCTGAGCGACGGTACCGCGCCGAACGCTGCCGATACCTGGATGATTTATCAGGCTCTGGCCGGCGTCTGGCCCGCCACGCTGTCACCTGACGATGTCGACGGGCTGAAATCACTCGAAGAGCGCTTCCTCGGCTTCCTGGAGAAAGCGCTGCGCGAAGCCAAACAACGCACAGACTGGATAGACAGCAACGAAAGCTATGAGAGCGTGGTGTTGAGCTATGCCCGGCATCTGCTTTCACCGGACAACACGCTGTTCCTGAAGGATTTCAGTGAGGCGATGCAGCCCTTTATCCGTGCCGGGCTGATGAACAGCCTCAGCCAGACGGTGATCAAACTCACCGCACCCGGGGTACCGGACATCTATCAGGGCTGCGAAGCGCTTAACTTTAGCCTTGTCGACCCGGATAACCGACGGGAACCGGATTTCCCCGCGCTGGTGCACCACCTCAGCACGGCGGATGCCGGGGTGTTTGCCCGCCCGGAATGCTGGCGAGACGGAAGCGTTAAGCAATATGTCACCGCCACGCTGTTACGTCTTCGTCCGCATTATGCCGCGCTATTCCATTACGGTGACTGGCTGCCGCTGAAGGTGAGCGGCGAGCGGGCGGAGAACCTGATTGTTTACGCACGCGTGAAAGACGAGGAGGCGCTGATTGTTGCCGTGCCGCGGCTGGTCTTCGACGTGACAACCCATGAAGCACTGTGGGCCAATACCACTATTGCTATACCCGATGCGCTGGCAGGAAAACGCTACCGGGATCTGTTCACCGGTGAAAGCCGGGTTCTGCAAGAGACGCTGGATGTAACGTCTGAAACGGGATGCTTAATGGTTCTGCTTACCTGCGAATGA
- a CDS encoding MBL fold metallo-hydrolase encodes MLTVKKLALTTLISSSLLFYPALQASAETPQHVVKQPAGGYSVQVGDIMVTSFTDGTVAQDLHKLLRRTTPQKTDALLAQNFQTNPVEASINAFLIALPGHKILVDTGSGQLFGPGNGGRLIESLATQGIAPQDITEILLTHAHSDHAGGLVKDGKAVFTNARVFVGKPDIDFFFNNDNQKKTGYDQNYFDVAQKTLKPYRDAGKVVPFSGTSQLLPGITGTVHPGHTPGSAFYTLESKGEKITFVGDIIHVAAVQFPQPAVTIAYDQDQDGAARVRQDAFADFVKNRDLVAAPHLPFPGIGYVTKGKHGGYAWVPVTYTNRDSHSAN; translated from the coding sequence ATGCTGACCGTAAAAAAACTTGCCCTGACAACGCTGATTTCCAGTTCGTTATTGTTCTACCCTGCGCTTCAGGCTTCGGCAGAAACGCCCCAGCACGTGGTTAAACAGCCTGCCGGGGGGTACAGTGTGCAGGTTGGCGATATTATGGTGACCTCGTTTACCGACGGTACCGTGGCGCAAGACCTGCACAAATTACTTCGTCGGACGACCCCGCAGAAGACCGATGCGTTGCTCGCACAAAATTTCCAGACCAACCCGGTAGAGGCGTCCATTAACGCTTTTCTGATTGCGCTACCCGGCCACAAGATTCTGGTGGATACCGGCTCAGGCCAGCTTTTTGGCCCCGGTAACGGCGGGCGACTGATTGAGAGTCTGGCAACGCAGGGGATCGCGCCGCAGGACATCACCGAGATTTTACTGACCCATGCGCACTCCGATCATGCCGGTGGCCTGGTCAAAGATGGTAAGGCGGTGTTTACCAATGCGCGCGTTTTTGTCGGCAAACCTGACATCGACTTTTTCTTTAACAACGATAATCAGAAAAAAACCGGCTACGACCAGAACTACTTCGATGTCGCGCAGAAAACCTTAAAACCGTATCGTGATGCCGGCAAGGTGGTTCCTTTTTCCGGAACCTCGCAGCTTCTGCCCGGGATAACCGGCACGGTTCACCCGGGCCATACGCCTGGTTCGGCCTTCTATACGCTGGAAAGTAAAGGCGAGAAAATCACCTTTGTCGGCGATATTATCCACGTCGCGGCGGTACAGTTCCCGCAGCCCGCCGTGACCATCGCCTACGACCAGGATCAGGACGGTGCGGCACGTGTCCGCCAGGATGCTTTTGCTGATTTTGTGAAAAACAGAGACCTTGTCGCAGCCCCCCACCTGCCGTTCCCGGGTATCGGTTACGTCACGAAAGGCAAGCACGGCGGTTATGCCTGGGTGCCCGTCACCTACACCAATCGCGACAGCCACAGCGCAAATTAA
- the glgX gene encoding glycogen debranching protein GlgX, protein MPKDNTFEIRAGHGQQQGANYDGKGVNFALFSAHAERVELCLFDPSGKTEIARLELPEYTHEVWHGYVPDLKPGTLYGYRVYGPYDPENGHRFNPNKLLIDPYARELVGDIDWNDAHFGYELGHDDLDLSFDTRDSAPFTPKCKVIDPNAFDWQDDNRPTIPWPNTVVYESHVKGFTQLNPAIPPELRGTFEGMGHKASVDYIKSLGITSVELLPVHWFPDDQHLLDRGLKNFWGYNTLGFFAPASRYYGPAGIQGFRDMVRAYHDAGIEVILDVVYNHTAEGNELGPTLSFKGIDNFSYYRTLPDQHRYYINDTGTGNTVNTSHPRVLQMVMDSLRYWAESMHIDGFRFDLGTILGREPEGFDPRGGFFDAVTQDPVLSRLKLIGEPWDIGPGGYQVGGFPPGWGEWNDKYRDTVREYWKGDNVSNDFAARLLGSGDLYDLRGRRPWASINFITAHDGFTLNDLVSYNEKHNADNGEDNNDGHNDNRSYNYGEEGPTENPDIIATRERQKRNFLTTLLFSHGTPMLLAGDEFGRTQKGNNNGYCQDSEISWIDWKGLSENDTALRDFTRHLIALRAKQPLLRRESWRDGLEIRWFNAGGGPQQDEQWDEGSTLGVSISRPDLRQEPGLWHDVLMLFNPFEGTVPFQIPQFGEGGWVLELSTADDVVPGTVITKAVEYHLAGRSISLFRRP, encoded by the coding sequence ATGCCAAAGGATAATACGTTTGAAATTCGGGCCGGTCATGGCCAGCAGCAAGGCGCAAATTATGACGGGAAGGGGGTCAACTTTGCGCTGTTTTCAGCACATGCGGAGCGAGTTGAGCTCTGTCTGTTTGACCCTTCAGGAAAAACCGAAATCGCCCGGCTGGAGCTGCCGGAATATACCCATGAAGTGTGGCACGGCTATGTGCCGGACCTGAAGCCTGGCACGCTGTACGGCTATCGTGTTTACGGCCCCTATGACCCGGAAAACGGGCATCGCTTCAACCCCAATAAACTGCTTATCGATCCGTATGCCCGTGAACTGGTGGGCGATATCGACTGGAACGACGCCCATTTCGGCTATGAGCTGGGTCATGACGATCTTGACCTCAGTTTTGATACCCGCGACAGCGCGCCGTTCACGCCAAAATGCAAGGTCATCGACCCCAATGCTTTTGACTGGCAGGATGATAACCGGCCAACCATTCCGTGGCCGAATACCGTTGTGTATGAGAGCCACGTGAAGGGCTTTACCCAGCTTAACCCGGCGATCCCGCCTGAACTTCGCGGTACGTTTGAAGGGATGGGACACAAAGCCTCGGTCGATTACATCAAAAGCCTTGGCATCACCTCGGTTGAACTGCTGCCGGTTCACTGGTTCCCGGACGATCAACACCTGCTCGACAGGGGGCTGAAAAACTTCTGGGGCTACAACACGCTCGGCTTCTTTGCGCCGGCGTCACGCTATTACGGTCCGGCGGGGATCCAGGGTTTTCGCGATATGGTGCGCGCCTATCATGACGCAGGCATCGAGGTGATCCTTGATGTTGTCTATAACCACACAGCAGAAGGCAATGAGCTCGGCCCAACGCTGTCGTTTAAGGGGATCGATAACTTCAGCTATTACCGCACCTTACCCGATCAACACCGGTATTACATTAACGACACCGGCACGGGGAATACGGTGAATACCTCCCACCCGAGAGTGCTGCAGATGGTGATGGATTCACTGCGCTACTGGGCCGAATCGATGCATATTGACGGTTTCCGTTTCGACCTTGGGACAATTCTGGGCCGTGAGCCCGAAGGCTTTGATCCGCGCGGTGGCTTTTTCGATGCCGTCACGCAGGATCCGGTGTTATCCCGTCTGAAGCTGATTGGTGAGCCCTGGGATATCGGCCCCGGCGGTTATCAGGTCGGCGGCTTCCCGCCAGGCTGGGGGGAGTGGAACGACAAATACCGCGATACCGTACGTGAGTACTGGAAGGGCGATAACGTGTCTAACGACTTCGCCGCGCGCCTGCTAGGTTCCGGTGACTTGTACGACCTGCGCGGACGCCGTCCGTGGGCCAGCATCAACTTTATTACCGCCCACGACGGCTTTACGTTGAACGACCTGGTGTCTTACAACGAAAAGCATAATGCCGACAATGGTGAAGACAATAACGACGGGCATAACGATAACCGGTCGTATAACTACGGAGAGGAAGGGCCGACAGAGAATCCGGATATTATCGCTACCCGGGAGCGGCAGAAGCGTAATTTCCTCACCACGCTGTTGTTCTCTCATGGCACGCCAATGCTGCTGGCCGGGGATGAGTTTGGCCGTACGCAAAAGGGCAACAATAACGGGTATTGCCAGGACAGCGAGATCTCCTGGATCGACTGGAAGGGGTTATCGGAAAACGACACCGCTCTGCGCGACTTTACCCGCCATCTGATTGCCCTTCGCGCGAAACAGCCGTTGCTGCGGCGTGAAAGCTGGCGCGACGGGCTTGAGATCCGCTGGTTTAACGCCGGCGGCGGCCCGCAGCAGGATGAGCAGTGGGATGAAGGTTCAACCCTCGGCGTATCCATCAGCAGACCGGACCTCAGACAGGAGCCGGGCCTCTGGCACGATGTGCTGATGCTGTTTAACCCGTTTGAAGGCACCGTGCCGTTCCAGATCCCCCAGTTTGGCGAAGGAGGATGGGTACTGGAACTCTCCACGGCGGATGACGTTGTCCCCGGGACGGTCATCACCAAAGCCGTGGAATACCATCTGGCCGGACGAAGTATTTCGCTTTTCAGACGCCCTTAA
- a CDS encoding LysR substrate-binding domain-containing protein translates to MQFRQMRNFIVVAEELHMHRAAERLNMAQPALSQQIKTLEERLGVTLFSRANRRLTLTPAGEAFLEKARLAIALTEQAVLDARQTARGEQGVLNLGCVSSAMFDTRLPAALRQMHSRWPAITMSLMTGNVQTLYTAVQSNQLDVAIIRAPLPSLPDDLQSRPFTSEKTVLALSSQHPLAKSSALTLASVKDEKWISLRDPEGMGLEQYFYDVCYGAGFQPEVVQNATDVPTVISLVSAGFGMALLPASARAVSVENVVYIDIIDRLRESELKLVCHRIIRSEVLKKFLHTLDHI, encoded by the coding sequence ATGCAGTTTCGTCAGATGCGTAATTTCATTGTCGTTGCGGAAGAGCTTCACATGCACCGGGCTGCGGAGCGCCTGAACATGGCACAACCCGCGCTGAGTCAGCAGATTAAAACGTTAGAGGAACGGTTAGGCGTTACGCTCTTTAGCCGGGCGAACCGCCGTTTAACCCTGACGCCGGCCGGTGAAGCTTTCCTGGAGAAAGCCAGGCTGGCCATCGCCCTGACGGAACAGGCGGTGCTGGACGCCAGGCAAACGGCGAGGGGGGAGCAAGGGGTGTTGAATCTCGGGTGCGTATCGAGCGCCATGTTTGACACCAGGCTGCCTGCCGCGCTGCGCCAGATGCACAGTCGGTGGCCTGCCATAACCATGTCGCTAATGACGGGGAATGTGCAGACGCTCTATACCGCCGTGCAAAGCAACCAGCTGGATGTGGCCATCATCCGGGCACCGCTGCCGTCTCTGCCAGACGACCTGCAAAGCCGCCCGTTTACGTCCGAGAAAACGGTGCTGGCGCTCTCTTCGCAGCACCCTCTGGCGAAATCGTCCGCGCTTACGCTCGCCTCGGTGAAAGATGAAAAATGGATCTCCCTGCGCGACCCGGAGGGAATGGGCCTCGAACAGTACTTCTATGACGTTTGTTACGGCGCAGGTTTCCAGCCTGAAGTGGTACAAAACGCCACCGACGTACCTACTGTCATCAGCCTGGTCTCTGCGGGTTTTGGCATGGCGCTACTGCCGGCCTCCGCCAGGGCGGTCAGCGTGGAGAATGTCGTGTACATCGACATCATTGACAGGCTCAGGGAAAGCGAACTGAAGCTGGTGTGCCACCGGATCATTCGCTCAGAGGTGTTAAAGAAATTTCTGCACACCCTCGATCACATCTGA
- the treZ gene encoding malto-oligosyltrehalose trehalohydrolase — translation MEFRTFQKHWGAEFISNDVVRFRVWAEGQKELTLRLAENDLPMTAVGSGWFQIDVPGVTHGTEYQYVLPDGMAVPDPASRAQAGDVNGPSVVIDARRYPPGNREWAGRRWEDTVIYELHIGTFTPEGTFRAAIEKLPYLAELGITQIEVMPVSQFGGSRGWGYDGVLLYAPHAAYGTPEDFHAFIDAAHGLGLSVVLDIVLNHFGPEGNYLPVLSPAFFDAERMTPWGNGIAYEAEPVRQYITEAPLFWLTEYHLDGLRFDAIDQIKDTSDKHILQEIAERIREAIPGRQIHLTTEDSRNVIFLHPRDAHGATPLFTAEWNDDFHNAAHVFATGETHAYYQDFAFEPEKKLARALTEGFVYQGEVSLQTGKSRGVECHTQPPQFFVDFIQNHDQTGNRAQGERLIALAGADKTRVLLAALLLSPHIPLLFMGEEFGETNPFLFFTDFHGELAKAVREGRAKEFTGHAGHGASVPDPNDVQTFVRSKIDWNKVATDDGKTWLRFTRTLLTLRHRHIVPLLRKGVMAEGKVIRTAPGMIAVSWRFPTGTLSLAFNTGSKAVDVPALAGETLFSWPEVNEVLPPNSIVVRFADGEASL, via the coding sequence ATGGAATTCAGGACATTTCAAAAACACTGGGGTGCTGAGTTTATTTCCAATGACGTTGTACGTTTTCGCGTCTGGGCAGAAGGACAGAAAGAACTTACGCTACGTCTGGCAGAAAACGACTTGCCAATGACGGCGGTCGGCAGCGGCTGGTTCCAGATTGACGTCCCCGGCGTCACGCACGGCACAGAATATCAGTATGTTTTGCCGGACGGCATGGCCGTACCCGATCCGGCGTCGCGCGCCCAGGCTGGGGATGTTAACGGTCCCTCGGTTGTTATCGATGCCAGACGGTATCCGCCCGGCAACCGGGAGTGGGCAGGGCGGCGGTGGGAAGACACGGTGATTTACGAGTTGCACATCGGCACCTTTACCCCGGAGGGCACCTTCCGGGCCGCCATTGAAAAACTGCCTTACCTGGCTGAACTTGGCATTACCCAGATTGAAGTCATGCCCGTCTCACAGTTTGGCGGATCGCGCGGCTGGGGATATGACGGGGTATTGCTGTATGCACCGCACGCTGCCTATGGCACGCCAGAAGATTTCCACGCCTTTATCGATGCTGCGCATGGGCTTGGGCTTTCTGTCGTGCTGGATATTGTGCTTAACCACTTCGGCCCGGAAGGGAATTATCTGCCTGTGCTGTCACCCGCGTTTTTCGACGCGGAACGGATGACGCCCTGGGGCAACGGGATTGCTTACGAGGCTGAGCCAGTCAGGCAATACATTACCGAAGCCCCGCTGTTCTGGCTGACGGAATACCATCTTGATGGATTACGGTTTGATGCCATCGACCAGATTAAAGACACATCGGATAAACATATCCTGCAGGAGATTGCCGAACGCATTCGCGAGGCTATCCCCGGGCGGCAGATCCATCTCACCACCGAAGACAGCCGTAACGTTATCTTCCTGCATCCGCGTGACGCACACGGTGCGACACCGCTTTTTACCGCGGAGTGGAACGATGACTTTCACAATGCCGCGCATGTCTTTGCCACCGGCGAAACGCATGCGTACTACCAGGATTTTGCCTTTGAACCGGAGAAAAAACTCGCCCGTGCGCTGACGGAAGGTTTTGTCTATCAGGGCGAGGTTTCTCTCCAGACCGGCAAATCGCGCGGCGTGGAATGTCACACGCAGCCGCCACAGTTTTTTGTCGATTTTATTCAAAACCACGATCAAACCGGCAACCGCGCTCAGGGAGAGAGACTGATCGCCCTTGCGGGGGCCGATAAAACACGGGTGTTGCTTGCTGCACTGCTGCTTTCGCCCCATATTCCGCTGCTGTTTATGGGGGAAGAGTTTGGTGAAACCAATCCGTTTTTGTTCTTTACCGATTTTCACGGTGAGCTTGCCAAAGCCGTGCGAGAAGGGCGCGCAAAAGAGTTTACCGGCCATGCCGGGCACGGTGCGTCCGTCCCCGACCCGAATGACGTGCAGACCTTTGTTCGCTCTAAAATTGACTGGAATAAGGTCGCCACCGATGACGGTAAAACGTGGCTTCGCTTCACGCGAACGCTGCTGACGTTGCGCCATCGTCATATCGTTCCGTTACTGCGAAAGGGCGTCATGGCGGAGGGCAAGGTCATCAGGACGGCGCCCGGCATGATTGCAGTGAGCTGGCGATTCCCGACCGGAACGTTGTCTCTGGCGTTCAATACAGGCAGTAAGGCTGTTGATGTGCCTGCACTGGCAGGAGAAACGCTCTTTAGCTGGCCGGAGGTGAACGAGGTGTTACCGCCGAACAGTATTGTTGTTCGCTTTGCTGATGGAGAAGCATCGTTATGA